A single window of Dendropsophus ebraccatus isolate aDenEbr1 chromosome 5, aDenEbr1.pat, whole genome shotgun sequence DNA harbors:
- the SH3BGRL3 gene encoding SH3 domain-binding glutamic acid-rich-like protein 3 gives MSLTLYMTSVTSSRETKSQQSEVTRILDSHGAKYDTVDISQDKCFLGEMREKAGNPSALPPQLFHGDKHIGGYEQLMEAVEDGNLDKFLEVQK, from the exons ATGAGTCTGACGCTGTATATGACATCGGTGACCAGCTCCCGGGAG ACCAAATCACAACAGAGTGAAGTCACTCGGATTCTGGATTCACATGGAGCCAAGTATGACACAGTGGATATTTCCCAAGACAAGTGCTTTCTGGGAGAAATGAGAGAGAAGGCTGGAAATCCCAGTGCACTTCCACCGCAGCTGTTCCATGGTGATAAGCACATTGGG GGCTATGAGCAACTTATGGAAGCCGTGGAAGATGGCAATCTGGACAAGTTTCTGGAGGTGCAAAAATAA